The following coding sequences are from one uncultured Desulfobacter sp. window:
- a CDS encoding heavy metal translocating P-type ATPase, which yields MKYKFRQAAPFRTRIQFPGLRHRPACCAYVQARLESSARFDLVAVRPASGSIILVHPHGPPDLQEFLDLVFSFKPRLDEKRLAGVSTGQTTAPATLHRSSDTASSFHVSGPTLLLSGIYIGWLMLKRVFAPVPAVGTLVSRLASLPGLLTVWLAIPIQRQALENFKNTGRLDMGFISTGLLYVSLFTGNILTALAVAWLYNLSGWMESRIRKHTQKAVKDMLMGRQTHAWKLVDGAEVRVDADTLIPGDTIVLGHGNTVPVDGWVIKGTVLINESAMTGEGMPVVKNKNQGVLAGTLVEDGSAWVIVEKTGDQTRMAGIIRLIESARTDLGAAGRASLKISQYMVPVSLTLAGIAFFMTGSLFLAIATMMVTCPCALRLSSSTAVSVAMGQAAAQGILIKGGTHVETAGRVNTLVMDKTGTLTQTAARVTRVENLDRRYKEETILKLAAAALGPLNHPLSRAVVLKAHELGLELPACKNRKMVVGQGVTARVKTGAGVKTLWAGSRKFMTAQGLAPPDTDSPVRPGGNAARSDSIVFLALEDHILGCIHLTHTLRSDAGPDTMARLQNLDISQIVLLTGDTREGTRDLIGQFSFDEVRWGMSPEDKAHWIDQKKEENPGAVIAMVGDGINDTPAFSRSHLSFAVGDAGEDLTLECADIVLQQGGLGKVAQSLELGQHALSVIRESYAMAIGLNSVTLVLMLSGILSPFAGALIHNLVTLGAVTNAARPLTCRNRPGTPLELPTAGSVAGKGK from the coding sequence ATGAAATATAAATTCAGGCAGGCTGCACCGTTCAGGACCCGTATTCAATTTCCGGGTCTCAGGCACAGGCCTGCCTGTTGTGCTTATGTCCAAGCCCGGCTTGAGTCATCGGCAAGGTTTGACCTTGTGGCGGTTCGGCCGGCATCCGGTTCTATTATTCTGGTCCATCCCCATGGCCCTCCTGATCTCCAGGAATTTCTTGATCTTGTCTTCTCTTTCAAGCCGCGCCTTGATGAGAAGCGATTGGCTGGAGTGTCAACGGGTCAAACAACCGCGCCTGCAACTTTACACCGATCAAGCGACACAGCCAGTTCTTTCCACGTCTCCGGTCCCACACTGTTACTTTCCGGCATATATATCGGCTGGCTCATGCTCAAACGGGTGTTTGCGCCGGTTCCGGCTGTGGGCACCCTTGTGTCCAGGCTGGCCAGTCTGCCCGGTCTTCTAACGGTGTGGCTGGCCATACCGATCCAGCGCCAGGCCCTTGAGAATTTTAAAAATACCGGCCGGCTGGACATGGGTTTTATCTCCACCGGCCTGCTTTATGTCTCTCTTTTCACCGGAAATATCCTGACCGCCCTGGCCGTGGCCTGGCTGTACAATCTGTCGGGATGGATGGAATCCCGGATTCGGAAGCATACCCAAAAAGCCGTCAAGGATATGCTCATGGGCCGTCAGACCCATGCCTGGAAGCTTGTGGACGGTGCGGAAGTCCGTGTGGATGCAGATACATTGATCCCCGGGGACACCATTGTCCTGGGCCACGGCAATACCGTGCCCGTGGACGGCTGGGTGATTAAGGGCACGGTGTTGATTAACGAATCCGCCATGACAGGGGAGGGCATGCCTGTTGTTAAAAACAAGAATCAGGGTGTTTTGGCCGGGACCCTGGTGGAAGACGGGTCTGCCTGGGTGATCGTTGAAAAGACAGGGGATCAGACCCGGATGGCCGGTATTATCCGGCTCATTGAGTCTGCCCGCACCGATTTAGGGGCTGCGGGCCGGGCCAGCCTGAAAATTTCCCAGTACATGGTGCCGGTCTCCTTGACCCTTGCAGGTATTGCGTTTTTCATGACAGGCTCCCTGTTTCTGGCCATTGCCACCATGATGGTGACCTGTCCCTGTGCCCTGCGTCTCTCTTCGTCCACGGCCGTATCCGTTGCCATGGGTCAGGCTGCGGCCCAGGGCATTTTAATCAAGGGCGGCACCCACGTGGAAACCGCGGGCCGGGTCAATACCCTGGTGATGGATAAAACCGGCACCCTGACACAGACGGCAGCCCGGGTGACCCGGGTGGAGAATCTGGATCGGCGGTACAAGGAAGAGACCATTTTAAAACTGGCTGCGGCTGCACTTGGCCCCTTGAACCATCCCCTGAGCCGGGCTGTGGTTTTAAAAGCCCATGAGCTTGGGCTTGAGCTGCCCGCCTGTAAGAATAGAAAGATGGTTGTGGGGCAGGGGGTAACGGCCAGGGTGAAAACCGGGGCCGGCGTTAAAACCCTTTGGGCCGGATCACGAAAATTTATGACGGCCCAGGGTCTTGCGCCTCCTGATACCGACTCTCCGGTCCGCCCGGGAGGCAACGCGGCCCGGTCCGATTCCATTGTTTTTTTAGCCCTTGAAGATCATATCCTGGGCTGTATTCATCTGACCCATACGCTGCGGTCCGATGCCGGCCCGGACACCATGGCACGGTTGCAGAATCTTGATATTTCCCAGATTGTGCTGCTTACCGGAGATACCCGGGAGGGCACCCGTGATCTTATTGGGCAATTCTCTTTTGATGAGGTGCGCTGGGGGATGTCTCCCGAAGATAAGGCCCATTGGATTGACCAAAAGAAAGAAGAAAATCCCGGTGCAGTGATTGCCATGGTCGGAGACGGAATCAACGACACCCCTGCATTTTCACGGTCCCATTTAAGTTTTGCCGTGGGCGACGCCGGAGAGGATTTGACCCTTGAATGCGCTGATATTGTGCTCCAGCAGGGCGGGTTGGGCAAGGTGGCCCAGAGTTTGGAACTGGGTCAACACGCCTTGTCTGTGATCCGGGAAAGTTATGCCATGGCCATCGGGCTGAACAGTGTGACCCTTGTGCTGATGCTTTCGGGTATTCTTTCCCCCTTTGCCGGCGCATTGATTCATAATTTGGTCACCCTTGGCGCGGTGACCAATGCGGCCCGGCCGCTGACGTGTCGAAACCGGCCGGGCACCCCGTTGGAATTGCCAACGGCTGGATCTGTGGCCGGAAAAGGAAAATAG
- a CDS encoding FeoA family protein → MLGNIKPGRRGKIRCHHATGAVRQRLLDLGFVPDTEVEVIRKAPFGDPIECCVANYRVVLRKAEAGLIEVMCD, encoded by the coding sequence ATGCTCGGGAACATCAAGCCCGGCCGGCGGGGCAAAATTCGCTGCCACCACGCAACCGGAGCGGTGCGTCAGCGCCTGTTGGACCTGGGATTTGTCCCGGACACCGAAGTTGAGGTGATTCGCAAGGCCCCGTTCGGCGACCCCATTGAATGCTGTGTGGCCAATTATAGGGTCGTATTGAGAAAAGCTGAAGCCGGCCTCATTGAGGTTATGTGTGACTAG
- a CDS encoding FeoA family protein — MKNIKMRNMQVNQKGVVSSVKAEGQLGRRIRDMGLVSGTTVRILGRAPLYDPVALRLNGFTLTLRNNEADYIFCDVKE, encoded by the coding sequence ATGAAAAACATCAAAATGCGAAACATGCAAGTGAATCAGAAAGGCGTTGTCTCATCGGTGAAGGCCGAAGGGCAACTGGGAAGAAGGATCCGTGATATGGGGCTGGTAAGCGGCACCACGGTCAGAATCCTCGGGCGGGCGCCGTTGTATGATCCGGTTGCCCTGCGCCTGAACGGATTTACCCTGACCCTGAGAAATAATGAAGCCGACTATATTTTCTGTGATGTAAAGGAGTAG
- the feoB gene encoding ferrous iron transport protein B encodes MFNEQIQVAVAGQPNCGKSTMFNAITGASVRVGNYPGISVDRAEGNAKASDGTNLHFVDLPGTYSLTAYSQDELVAREVILKENPDVVINLLDATSLERSLYLTVQAMELGANVVVGLNMMDEVQKRHISIDTEKLSQHLGVPVIECCARQKRGVAELIDAARAQAVKPPESRHALEISYGPEIDPVLEQMQQKIEAANFMTDRYPARWLAIKYIEKDSDIIEQGRNTGSLSAELEQMEKALAETLEKHRGTFPEAVIADYRYGFINGLMRQGIIDRKEDERYDQSDQIDKIVTHRIMGPVLMFALLYAMFWVTFNLGAIPQGWLESGFDQLSSVVASAIPEGLLQSMIIDGAISGVGAVIGFTPLIAIMFLMLVFFEDLGYMGRVSYMLDRVLSAFGLHGASVMPFIVSGGIPGGCAVPGVMAARTLRSPKERLATIFTAPFMLCGAKTTAFILITHAFFPGHETGAMFCIVMLAWAFALIVAWLLRHTVIKGEHTPFIMELPPYRCPTIYGVLKHTWERVWQYIKKAGTVILAVNIIMWVLMTFPQLPESRIKNFEAQRAQVTAQYDAMAKADEQKKDQALQEIDDNEGEETLAYSYAGRMGKGLETVSQYAGFPWQANVALLGGFAAKEIFVSTMATAYSMGSRVDDDNPAVLAEYIAADPSYDRATVYAMVVFLLLYAPCMVTVAVMIRETSWKWAMFALWGSLGFSYVLSVIVYQVTRLILV; translated from the coding sequence GTGTTTAATGAACAAATTCAAGTGGCTGTAGCCGGCCAGCCTAATTGTGGTAAAAGTACCATGTTTAATGCCATTACCGGGGCATCCGTCCGGGTGGGCAACTATCCGGGGATCTCTGTGGACCGGGCGGAAGGGAATGCAAAGGCATCAGACGGAACAAATCTGCATTTTGTCGACCTTCCCGGTACCTATTCCCTGACCGCCTACAGCCAGGACGAGCTGGTGGCACGGGAGGTGATCCTCAAGGAAAATCCCGATGTTGTCATTAACCTGCTGGATGCGACATCATTGGAGCGCAGTCTCTATCTTACGGTTCAAGCCATGGAACTTGGCGCCAATGTCGTGGTTGGCCTGAACATGATGGATGAAGTACAAAAACGGCATATCTCCATAGACACCGAAAAATTGTCTCAACATTTGGGCGTTCCGGTCATTGAATGCTGCGCCCGACAGAAAAGAGGGGTTGCCGAACTCATTGACGCGGCAAGGGCCCAGGCCGTAAAGCCCCCCGAATCGCGTCATGCCTTGGAGATATCCTATGGACCGGAAATAGATCCGGTGCTCGAGCAGATGCAGCAGAAGATCGAAGCCGCTAATTTTATGACCGATCGCTATCCGGCCCGCTGGCTGGCCATTAAATATATTGAAAAAGACAGTGATATTATCGAGCAGGGCCGAAATACCGGTAGCTTGAGTGCAGAACTCGAACAAATGGAAAAAGCGCTTGCCGAAACCCTCGAAAAGCACCGCGGCACCTTTCCCGAAGCTGTTATCGCAGACTATCGGTATGGATTTATTAACGGTTTGATGCGGCAGGGTATCATTGATCGAAAAGAAGACGAACGGTATGACCAGTCAGATCAAATAGATAAAATTGTGACCCATCGTATTATGGGGCCGGTACTCATGTTTGCCCTGTTATATGCCATGTTCTGGGTCACCTTTAATCTGGGTGCCATTCCCCAGGGCTGGTTGGAAAGTGGGTTTGACCAGCTCAGTTCCGTTGTGGCCTCGGCCATACCCGAGGGTCTGCTGCAATCCATGATTATTGATGGTGCCATCTCCGGTGTGGGGGCAGTCATTGGCTTTACCCCGCTGATTGCCATCATGTTTTTGATGCTGGTATTTTTTGAAGACCTGGGATATATGGGGCGGGTCTCCTATATGCTGGATCGGGTGTTGTCTGCCTTTGGCCTGCACGGTGCCTCTGTCATGCCCTTTATTGTTTCCGGCGGCATTCCGGGCGGATGCGCGGTCCCAGGGGTCATGGCCGCCCGTACCCTGCGCAGTCCCAAGGAGCGCCTGGCTACGATTTTTACCGCCCCTTTTATGCTGTGCGGCGCCAAAACCACTGCCTTTATACTCATCACACATGCATTTTTCCCCGGCCACGAAACCGGGGCCATGTTCTGCATTGTCATGCTCGCCTGGGCATTTGCTCTGATTGTCGCCTGGTTGCTGCGTCATACCGTAATAAAAGGCGAACATACGCCTTTTATCATGGAACTGCCCCCCTATCGGTGCCCCACGATTTACGGCGTGCTTAAGCACACCTGGGAACGTGTATGGCAGTACATCAAAAAAGCAGGCACCGTTATTCTGGCCGTCAATATTATCATGTGGGTATTGATGACTTTTCCGCAACTGCCCGAAAGCCGGATAAAAAACTTTGAAGCACAGCGGGCACAGGTTACAGCGCAATACGATGCCATGGCCAAAGCAGATGAACAGAAAAAGGACCAGGCGCTCCAGGAAATTGATGACAACGAGGGCGAAGAGACACTTGCCTATTCCTATGCCGGGCGCATGGGCAAAGGGCTTGAGACGGTGTCTCAGTACGCAGGCTTCCCCTGGCAGGCCAATGTGGCGCTTTTGGGCGGTTTTGCAGCCAAAGAAATATTTGTCTCCACCATGGCAACGGCCTACTCCATGGGCAGCCGTGTAGATGATGATAATCCTGCGGTACTGGCGGAGTATATCGCGGCGGATCCCTCCTATGACAGAGCAACGGTGTATGCCATGGTTGTTTTCCTTCTTTTGTATGCCCCATGCATGGTCACCGTGGCGGTAATGATCCGGGAAACCAGCTGGAAATGGGCTATGTTTGCCCTGTGGGGATCCCTTGGCTTTTCCTACGTGCTTTCGGTAATCGTCTACCAGGTCACGCGACTGATTCTCGTATAA
- a CDS encoding heavy metal translocating P-type ATPase produces the protein MTACTSPPVTIVSELPNRMRLKGRFLRDPELDPDYLEAILETIPGVESARLNGRASSVIVLYDGRAEIRAAVLGCIQDLPLEVFQGKNDRKSPPSLLNLSVKGALSLACLFLPALFAAPVALVLSAPVILDGLSCLWHRKLKVEVLDGAAVMFSLWRRDYFTATTIVALLALGEYFEKVSETKTTGLLKSLLKPQTDKIWIEKDGQEIQIPFEEAGIGDRVVCGPGEMIPLDGRVVDGEAAVNQSSVTGESVPVHVKPGDDVISGSVIEEGRIIFEAVHVGAETSVARISKFLEDSLRYESDSQKKSDELADKLVPLTFGLGVGLFALTRDLEKSAAVLTVDYSCVIKLSSPVAVRVAMHTAALQGVLLKGAQAVDSLARVDTLIFDKTGTLTRGELQVTDIFSAQGLDDNQLLVLAASAEEHYAHPVAAAVVGAARDKGLVLSPTSQVDFIVAHGVSAYIDDLNVLVGSRHFIEEDEGIDCSGADKAALAFQNQGKSLLYVARDGKLEGVLGLRDELRPEAPAVLAGLKRAGIKKIIILTGDTERTANSLAASLPDVDEVYAELRPENKAEIVARLKEEGRILGFTGDGVNDAPALVSADVGICLPSGADLAKESAQVILLKEDLNTLLTARLIALRCQETIKQAFVSAVSLNSSFLLLASLGWLRPVAAAILHNASTLGIIGYAGMREKQLIEHAMDIPEEGEAS, from the coding sequence ATGACCGCCTGTACCTCCCCCCCTGTTACCATTGTCAGTGAACTTCCCAACCGGATGCGCCTGAAAGGCCGATTTCTCCGGGACCCGGAGCTGGACCCCGATTACCTTGAAGCCATCCTGGAGACCATTCCGGGTGTCGAATCCGCCCGCTTGAACGGCCGGGCCTCCTCGGTCATTGTCCTGTATGACGGCCGGGCAGAAATACGGGCTGCCGTATTGGGGTGTATCCAGGACCTACCCCTGGAGGTGTTCCAAGGGAAAAACGACAGAAAATCACCCCCATCGCTTTTAAACCTGTCAGTGAAAGGGGCGTTATCCCTTGCCTGCCTATTTCTGCCGGCGTTATTTGCCGCGCCGGTGGCCCTGGTGCTGTCCGCACCCGTGATTCTGGACGGCCTGTCCTGTCTTTGGCACCGAAAGCTCAAGGTTGAGGTGCTGGATGGGGCCGCCGTGATGTTTTCCCTGTGGCGGCGGGATTATTTTACGGCCACCACCATTGTGGCCCTGCTTGCCCTGGGTGAATATTTTGAAAAAGTCAGTGAAACAAAAACCACGGGATTGCTTAAGAGTCTGTTAAAGCCCCAGACCGATAAGATCTGGATCGAAAAGGACGGCCAGGAGATACAGATCCCCTTTGAAGAGGCGGGAATCGGCGACCGGGTGGTTTGCGGTCCCGGTGAAATGATTCCCCTGGACGGCCGGGTGGTGGACGGAGAAGCTGCCGTTAATCAAAGTTCTGTGACCGGAGAGTCCGTGCCCGTCCATGTCAAGCCCGGGGATGATGTGATTTCAGGTTCCGTCATCGAGGAGGGCCGCATTATTTTTGAGGCCGTTCATGTGGGGGCCGAAACATCCGTGGCAAGGATTTCTAAATTTTTGGAAGACTCCTTGCGGTATGAATCCGATTCCCAGAAGAAAAGTGATGAACTGGCAGATAAACTGGTGCCCCTGACCTTTGGCCTGGGTGTCGGGCTGTTTGCCCTGACCCGGGATCTTGAGAAATCGGCAGCCGTGCTCACCGTAGATTACTCCTGCGTGATCAAACTGTCCAGCCCTGTTGCCGTGCGCGTGGCCATGCATACCGCAGCCCTGCAGGGGGTGCTGCTTAAAGGTGCCCAGGCCGTGGACAGTCTGGCCAGGGTGGACACCCTTATATTTGACAAAACCGGTACATTGACCCGGGGCGAACTTCAGGTGACGGATATATTCAGTGCCCAGGGTCTCGACGATAACCAGCTGCTTGTGCTGGCCGCCTCGGCCGAAGAGCATTATGCCCATCCCGTGGCTGCTGCCGTGGTGGGCGCGGCCCGGGACAAGGGGCTTGTGCTTTCACCCACCAGCCAGGTGGACTTTATCGTGGCCCACGGGGTATCCGCCTATATTGACGATCTCAACGTTCTGGTGGGCAGCCGGCATTTTATAGAGGAGGATGAAGGGATTGACTGCTCAGGTGCCGATAAAGCCGCCCTGGCGTTTCAAAACCAGGGGAAAAGTTTGCTTTATGTGGCCCGGGACGGTAAGCTTGAAGGCGTTTTGGGGCTGCGGGATGAGCTTCGGCCCGAGGCGCCGGCCGTGCTTGCCGGGCTTAAGAGGGCCGGTATTAAGAAAATTATCATCCTCACCGGAGATACGGAGCGTACCGCCAATTCCCTGGCCGCTTCCCTGCCGGATGTAGACGAGGTGTATGCGGAACTGCGGCCCGAGAATAAAGCCGAAATCGTGGCCCGGCTTAAGGAGGAAGGCCGTATTCTGGGATTTACCGGAGACGGGGTGAACGATGCCCCGGCCCTGGTGTCTGCCGATGTGGGGATTTGTCTGCCCTCGGGTGCGGACCTGGCCAAGGAGTCTGCCCAGGTGATCCTGCTTAAGGAAGATTTGAACACCCTGCTCACTGCCCGGCTGATTGCCTTGCGTTGCCAGGAAACCATAAAGCAGGCCTTTGTCTCTGCGGTGTCTCTTAATTCTTCCTTTTTATTGCTGGCCTCCCTGGGATGGCTTCGTCCCGTGGCCGCGGCTATCCTTCATAATGCATCCACCCTGGGAATTATAGGGTATGCCGGAATGAGGGAAAAACAGCTTATTGAACACGCCATGGACATACCTGAAGAGGGTGAGGCGTCCTGA
- a CDS encoding FeoA domain-containing protein, giving the protein MNKKKDGKMYSSLLDAPVNTELVLLEVTNPALEKWLQRMGLFTGGRIIRQDEDNNFYSVRVNGENGDVVIPAGMVLKLYIHLASGEKIPLTQMEKGQEGHVEIHSGGRFIEKSLAKLGLPVGGNLRFVRALPHMDYLVLINRRERTRLSEGEAARIWGHCPGTDATQFYFAKKDFDFEVTEVMGGPRGVQHLETHGVTVGEKLTLESIDQAISLEDHGPVSTPVAISSPGGLRLFLTPEKASAVIVRTMTSGQ; this is encoded by the coding sequence ATGAATAAAAAAAAAGATGGAAAAATGTATTCGTCATTGCTTGATGCACCGGTAAACACGGAACTTGTACTGCTTGAGGTTACCAATCCTGCCCTGGAAAAATGGTTGCAACGTATGGGGCTGTTTACCGGTGGGCGCATTATCCGGCAGGACGAAGACAATAATTTTTACTCTGTTCGTGTGAACGGAGAAAATGGCGATGTGGTTATCCCGGCGGGTATGGTCTTGAAGCTGTATATCCATCTGGCATCCGGGGAAAAGATACCTTTGACCCAGATGGAAAAAGGCCAGGAAGGTCATGTGGAGATTCATTCCGGCGGCCGGTTTATTGAAAAGTCCCTGGCGAAATTAGGTCTTCCCGTGGGCGGCAATCTTCGTTTCGTCCGCGCTTTGCCCCATATGGATTACCTGGTCCTGATCAACCGGAGGGAGAGAACCCGGCTGTCCGAAGGGGAAGCCGCACGAATATGGGGGCATTGTCCGGGAACGGATGCGACCCAGTTCTACTTTGCCAAAAAAGATTTTGATTTTGAGGTTACCGAAGTGATGGGTGGGCCAAGGGGGGTTCAGCATTTGGAAACCCACGGAGTGACTGTGGGTGAAAAGCTGACCCTGGAATCCATTGACCAGGCAATTTCTCTAGAGGATCACGGACCGGTAAGTACACCGGTTGCCATTTCAAGTCCGGGCGGACTGCGCCTGTTTCTTACGCCTGAAAAGGCCAGCGCAGTCATTGTCCGGACAATGACGTCCGGACAATGA
- a CDS encoding cation-translocating P-type ATPase — MNGKVNGSSQGLTRSVLRKKGIRIRQFIPGRMRVQVESCRQDTQKANWMQKFMTRQIGVTRTDARVQSGSVIIFFDPQKTDLSGLIQAVLAQVSDPEIFPDDTSADFDGLACTDCLCDTADEKSFKVKARRVTWLSSVMVFALVRRWIFGLALAQTPLSFLGIAAIAGTVPLIKEAVQDTAEKKKVTVKPFLAAGSLATILMGEAFSAVQILWIYNVAELTEDYVAQRSRKAIRNILEVAPATAYVMRDGMEVETAVADIRPDDVVAAHTGEKIPVDGTILDGDALVDESTINGRSEAVFKDIGDKVYAGTIISQGTLFIRTVKTGQDTYLAGIMRMVEDSLANKAPAEQKADELASRLMKIGLAATAITFAVTLDPLRALTVMLVMSCPCATVLAASSAVTAALANAAKNSILIKGGLYLETVGTTDVFCFDKTGTLTQDLPQIMTIVGRTPSISEDTILSLAATAESHNQHPMARAILAEAEKRGLTVQPHAVCEFKAGRGVSCNIGCEEVVLVGNRQFMEEHEVDLRWFDKKAAAQRALGRTVIFVSRNGSATGMMGIANPIRPEAVSVLNYLKADGVKAIHLVTGDNKEVAQTMMDVFPFDDCRAPLLPEEKADRVDELKKDHKVVMVGDGVNDALALARADIGVAIGAGGAEVALEAADIALADSNLEGLIKVRNLSRQTMKVIDQNHYFAISTDLGGAALGMLGMLSPVMAGMIHIFHTAGILVNSSRLLSWDPSCRSIDSNGDCNGDVCGDNNGNDKNQQSEMSAKASMMNDKEEEPYEFCS, encoded by the coding sequence ATGAATGGAAAAGTGAACGGCAGTTCCCAGGGGCTCACCCGGAGCGTGTTGAGAAAAAAAGGCATTCGGATACGGCAATTTATTCCCGGCAGGATGCGGGTTCAGGTTGAATCCTGCCGCCAAGATACCCAAAAGGCCAATTGGATGCAGAAATTTATGACCCGCCAGATCGGAGTGACCCGGACAGACGCCCGGGTCCAAAGCGGATCCGTTATTATTTTTTTCGATCCGCAAAAAACGGATCTTTCCGGACTGATTCAGGCTGTCCTGGCCCAGGTATCTGATCCTGAGATATTTCCTGATGACACGTCGGCCGATTTTGACGGCTTGGCATGTACGGATTGCCTGTGTGATACCGCTGATGAAAAATCTTTTAAAGTCAAAGCCAGGCGGGTGACATGGCTTTCGTCCGTCATGGTATTTGCCTTGGTTCGAAGATGGATATTTGGCCTTGCATTGGCCCAAACCCCTTTAAGTTTTCTGGGTATAGCCGCCATTGCGGGTACTGTTCCTTTGATCAAGGAAGCCGTCCAGGACACTGCAGAGAAGAAAAAAGTTACGGTAAAGCCTTTTCTGGCTGCCGGGTCCTTGGCCACGATCCTGATGGGCGAAGCCTTCTCCGCTGTCCAGATCCTGTGGATTTATAATGTGGCGGAACTGACCGAAGACTATGTGGCCCAGCGCTCCAGAAAAGCCATACGCAACATATTGGAAGTGGCTCCGGCCACGGCCTATGTGATGCGGGACGGCATGGAAGTTGAGACGGCGGTGGCGGACATTCGCCCCGATGATGTGGTGGCGGCCCATACCGGGGAGAAGATCCCGGTGGACGGCACCATTCTCGACGGGGACGCCCTGGTGGATGAATCCACCATTAACGGTCGTTCGGAAGCAGTGTTCAAAGATATCGGAGACAAGGTCTATGCCGGGACCATTATTTCCCAGGGCACCTTGTTTATTCGCACCGTGAAAACCGGCCAGGACACCTATCTTGCGGGCATCATGCGCATGGTGGAAGACTCTTTGGCCAATAAAGCCCCGGCCGAGCAGAAGGCGGATGAACTGGCATCAAGGCTGATGAAAATAGGGCTGGCTGCCACGGCGATTACCTTTGCGGTTACCCTTGATCCCCTGCGCGCCCTGACCGTCATGCTGGTGATGTCCTGCCCATGCGCCACCGTGCTTGCGGCCTCCTCGGCCGTCACCGCCGCCCTGGCCAATGCGGCTAAAAATTCTATTCTCATCAAGGGCGGGCTCTATCTGGAAACCGTGGGGACGACCGATGTCTTCTGCTTTGACAAGACCGGCACCCTGACCCAGGATCTGCCCCAGATTATGACCATTGTGGGGCGGACCCCGTCCATTTCCGAAGATACGATACTTTCCCTGGCTGCCACAGCCGAATCCCATAATCAGCACCCCATGGCCAGGGCCATTCTGGCCGAAGCCGAAAAGCGGGGTTTGACTGTTCAGCCCCATGCCGTTTGCGAGTTCAAGGCCGGCCGGGGCGTATCATGTAACATCGGCTGCGAGGAAGTGGTCCTGGTGGGCAACCGCCAGTTCATGGAAGAGCATGAGGTGGATCTGCGCTGGTTTGATAAAAAAGCTGCCGCACAAAGGGCCCTTGGCCGCACCGTCATCTTTGTATCCAGAAACGGCAGTGCCACGGGGATGATGGGAATTGCCAACCCCATTCGCCCAGAGGCTGTATCCGTATTGAACTATTTGAAAGCCGATGGTGTAAAGGCCATCCACCTGGTAACCGGAGACAACAAAGAAGTGGCTCAAACCATGATGGATGTCTTCCCCTTTGACGACTGCCGAGCCCCCCTGCTCCCGGAGGAAAAGGCCGACCGGGTAGATGAACTGAAAAAAGATCACAAAGTGGTCATGGTGGGTGACGGGGTGAACGATGCCCTGGCTTTGGCCCGTGCGGATATTGGCGTGGCCATCGGTGCAGGCGGTGCGGAAGTGGCACTGGAGGCCGCAGACATTGCTCTGGCCGATTCTAATCTAGAAGGTTTGATAAAAGTGAGGAATTTAAGCCGGCAGACCATGAAGGTTATTGATCAGAACCACTACTTTGCTATATCCACCGACCTGGGGGGGGCGGCATTAGGTATGCTTGGGATGCTTTCCCCGGTCATGGCCGGTATGATCCATATCTTCCATACTGCTGGAATCCTCGTGAATTCCAGCCGCCTTTTATCCTGGGATCCGTCTTGCCGGTCAATAGATAGCAACGGAGATTGCAATGGGGATGTCTGTGGGGATAACAACGGCAATGATAAAAATCAGCAAAGTGAGATGAGTGCCAAAGCAAGTATGATGAATGATAAAGAAGAAGAACCCTATGAATTCTGCAGTTGA
- a CDS encoding YceI family protein has protein sequence MNSAVEDYQLTDNYDVGFTAYAPLHTFKGWTHQGVEAQMGIDFDAKTISYARASAKTSFFDTGFDDRNKAMADYMQIREYPEASIELTEVNRFNRLDDTRYQINALAVLEFMGQRRQLPVDFRIIRDGQGFSIDLDYKWSFKAYGLKAPRLLFLTVRDIVDISGKGKFIPVAQVG, from the coding sequence ATGAATTCTGCAGTTGAAGACTATCAATTAACCGACAACTATGATGTCGGTTTTACGGCGTATGCCCCGTTGCATACCTTTAAAGGCTGGACCCACCAGGGCGTTGAAGCGCAAATGGGCATCGATTTTGACGCCAAAACCATTTCATATGCCAGGGCCAGCGCCAAGACCAGTTTTTTTGACACCGGGTTTGACGATCGGAACAAGGCCATGGCCGATTACATGCAAATCCGTGAATACCCGGAAGCAAGTATTGAATTGACCGAAGTAAATCGGTTCAACCGGCTGGATGATACCCGCTACCAGATAAATGCCCTGGCTGTTCTCGAATTTATGGGGCAGCGCCGTCAATTGCCCGTCGATTTTCGTATTATCCGGGATGGCCAAGGGTTTTCCATTGATTTGGATTATAAATGGTCATTTAAAGCCTATGGGCTAAAGGCCCCCAGGCTCCTGTTCCTGACGGTGAGAGATATCGTGGATATTTCAGGCAAGGGAAAATTTATCCCCGTTGCTCAGGTCGGTTAA